In the genome of cyanobacterium endosymbiont of Braarudosphaera bigelowii, one region contains:
- a CDS encoding tetratricopeptide repeat protein: MYSSFERFYQLIKQFRTKLHSLSFLDIKQNKKIVKSSSSNLLSDKDYEFLLNQLLDGVTHGWHEGRILKYFEDLEERGKAKLWISWLSKFREKVLSSDNPDLQLASRMMRLGELAQSFPSIEPVGKISYDIGQELFNKKTENEIWEYIDIDTSDIKNNILTEQIFPSISLKKESLIVEDLEYSSRNNEDPIVYLSDELSSSSINSKSSAADISALSKEYFERGMERFKLRDWEKAIFLWDKALAINPSFSIAWYNRGKALVCLGENDQAISSFDNALALNPKNIDFLNAKAQLLYDLQNWSESIKVWEQILNFEPSNYKIWYNRGRCLESMKQISKATDSYKEALKIVPDLKPVLKRLQKLYDT, encoded by the coding sequence ATGTATAGTTCGTTCGAGCGTTTTTATCAATTAATAAAACAATTTCGTACCAAATTGCATAGTCTGTCTTTTTTAGACATAAAACAAAATAAAAAAATTGTAAAGTCATCATCCTCAAATCTTCTTAGTGATAAAGATTATGAATTTTTACTTAACCAACTACTAGATGGTGTTACCCATGGATGGCATGAAGGAAGAATTCTTAAATATTTTGAAGATTTAGAAGAGAGGGGAAAAGCAAAATTATGGATATCATGGCTAAGCAAATTTAGAGAAAAGGTCCTATCATCTGACAATCCTGATTTACAACTTGCATCAAGAATGATGCGGCTTGGCGAATTAGCCCAATCTTTCCCATCCATTGAACCTGTTGGAAAAATTTCCTATGATATTGGTCAAGAACTTTTTAATAAGAAAACAGAAAACGAAATTTGGGAATATATTGACATTGACACTTCAGATATTAAAAACAATATTTTAACAGAGCAAATTTTCCCTTCCATATCACTTAAAAAAGAATCTTTAATAGTTGAAGATCTAGAATACAGTTCACGGAATAATGAAGATCCTATAGTTTATTTATCTGATGAATTAAGTTCTAGTTCAATAAATTCTAAAAGTTCGGCTGCAGATATCTCTGCACTATCTAAAGAATATTTTGAAAGAGGAATGGAAAGGTTTAAGTTGAGAGATTGGGAAAAAGCTATTTTTTTATGGGATAAGGCTTTAGCAATTAATCCTTCTTTTTCTATTGCATGGTACAACCGAGGTAAAGCTTTAGTATGTTTAGGAGAAAATGACCAGGCAATTTCAAGTTTTGATAATGCCTTGGCTCTTAATCCTAAAAATATTGATTTTTTAAATGCTAAAGCTCAACTTTTATATGATTTACAAAATTGGTCTGAATCTATTAAGGTATGGGAGCAAATTCTAAATTTTGAACCTTCTAATTACAAGATTTGGTATAATAGAGGCAGATGTTTAGAATCCATGAAACAAATCTCTAAAGCAACAGATAGCTATAAAGAAGCTTTAAAAATAGTTCCTGATCTTAAGCCAGTTTTGAAGCGACTTCAAAAATTGTATGATACTTAA
- the upp gene encoding uracil phosphoribosyltransferase, translating to MDSQLRVYVPDHPLIKHWLGIARDINTPDILFKTAIVELGRWLTYEATRYWLPMIEATVQGPLSTSSIVLINSKVPIAVIPVLRTGLVLLEGAQTLLPLAKIYHFGLEEDSNDSKITCYLNKLPQQFTKSTQIVILEPVLGTGERIMTTLSEIVQRGADLNLVRIISVVVTPKALQKLNLKYPVLNIYTATIDEKVDDSGNIIPGLGNVEERAFGT from the coding sequence ATGGACTCTCAACTACGTGTATATGTCCCCGATCATCCTCTAATTAAGCATTGGCTAGGAATAGCTCGAGATATTAATACTCCAGACATTTTGTTTAAAACAGCTATAGTAGAGCTTGGCCGTTGGTTAACTTATGAAGCAACCAGGTATTGGCTCCCTATGATAGAAGCAACTGTACAAGGACCTTTAAGTACCTCTTCAATAGTACTAATTAATTCTAAAGTGCCTATTGCTGTCATTCCTGTTCTTCGCACAGGACTAGTTTTATTAGAAGGAGCGCAAACTTTACTTCCTTTGGCTAAAATCTATCATTTTGGACTTGAAGAGGATAGTAACGACTCAAAAATAACTTGTTACTTAAATAAGCTACCTCAACAATTTACAAAATCAACTCAAATAGTTATTCTAGAGCCTGTTCTTGGTACAGGGGAACGAATCATGACAACCTTATCAGAAATTGTTCAGCGTGGAGCAGATTTAAACTTAGTGCGTATTATTTCTGTGGTTGTTACTCCTAAGGCATTACAGAAGTTAAATCTTAAGTATCCTGTTTTAAATATTTATACTGCTACTATTGACGAAAAAGTTGATGATAGTGGAAATATTATTCCTGGACTAGGAAATGTTGAAGAAAGAGCTTTTGGGACTTAA
- a CDS encoding RNA recognition motif domain-containing protein, which yields MSIYVGNLSYDVTKEDLNEVFTDYGEVKRVHIPTDRDTGRMRGFAFVEMNSDDQEEQAISTLDGAEWMGRTLKVNKAKEREPRGSFNGGGRGRGRF from the coding sequence ATGTCTATTTATGTAGGAAATCTATCCTATGATGTAACTAAAGAAGACCTTAATGAAGTTTTTACAGACTATGGTGAGGTTAAGCGTGTTCATATTCCAACAGATCGTGACACTGGACGTATGCGTGGCTTCGCTTTTGTAGAGATGAATTCTGATGATCAAGAAGAGCAGGCCATTTCCACTCTAGATGGAGCAGAATGGATGGGACGTACTCTAAAAGTAAATAAAGCTAAAGAACGTGAGCCTCGTGGTTCCTTCAATGGTGGTGGTAGAGGGCGTGGACGCTTTTAG